Genomic window (Gelria sp. Kuro-4):
CCGGTCACCCCTTTTTCAGTCCCGCCTGGGCTGTTCGCACCTTTTCGCATCTTTGAGAGAAACGTTGAAAAGTTGATACCTGACCCCAAACAACTTGATAGTTGTACGGAACCTGTACAAAATCTTCGGCCCTCGGCCCCAGTCCGTTTTTCCTTTGCTGGAGCAGGGACTCGGCAAAGAAAAAATCCTGGTGGAAACGGGGCATACCGTTGGTATCAACAATGCGTCGTTTGCCGTGCGCCGGGGCGAAATCTTTGTGGTAATGGGTCTTTCAGGAAGTGGCAAGTCCACCCTGATCCGCTGCCTTAATCGCCTGATAGAACCCACGCGGGGTAAGGTGTTGGTTGAGGGCAGGGACATCACCGCTCTGGATACGGCAGAATTGCGGCAGCTACGCCGGGAAAAGCTGGCCATGGTCTTTCAACGCTTTGGCCTCTTCCCGCACCGCACCGTCCTCGGCAATGTGGAGTATGGGCTGGAGGTGCAGGGAATCCCTGCCCCTAAGCGGCGCGAGAAGGCGCGGCAGGCCCTCGAGCTGGTGGGCCTCACCGGCTGGGAGGCGGCCTATCCTTCTGCCTTAAGCGGGGGAATGCAGCAGCGGGTAGGGCTGGCGCGCGCCTTGGCCACCGAGCCGGAGGTACTGCTCATGGACGAGGCCTTCAGCGCCCTGGATCCTTTGATCCGCAAGCAGATGCAGGATGAGCTCTTGAACCTGCAGTCGCAGGTAAAAAAGACGATAGTTTTCATCACCCACGATCTGGCCGGGGCCGGCATCATGAAAGCCACCGCCAAGGCCATTCAGGATTACGGCCTAAAGCTGAAGCTGGTCGAAGGCAGCGAACCGGCCATGACGGCAGCCCTCAAGAAGGCCATCGACAACAAGGAGTGGATTGTGGTCACCGGCTGGGCGCCCCACTGGAAGTTCGCCCGCTGGGATCTCAAGTTCCTGGAAGACCCCAAGAAGGACTATGGTGAAGTCGAGAACATTCACATCACCGCCCGCAAAGGGCTGGCAGAAGATATGCCGGAAGTGGCCGACTTCCTGAAAAACTTCAAGCTCAACGCCCAGCAGCTGGGTGACTTGGAAGGCCGCATCGCCGACGGGGAGGAGCCGCCGGCGGCAGCCAAGGCCTGGATGGCCGAGAACAAAGACGTCGTCGACAGCTGGTGGAAGTAACCGGGAATAAGAATGCATCTTAACCACCCCGCCCAGCCGCATCGTCAAGAACATCCTGGAAAAAGAGCTGGGCTGCAAGGGTCCGGCTGCCGCAACTACTTATTGCGCTTCAGGTTGTGGTTTTTGCAGAATTGATAAAAACGCTGCTAAGTTGATACCTGACCCCGGGTGGGCGAGGGCGCCCCAGCGCGGGTGGGCGGCGATGGCCGCAGGCGTACCCTCGGCCTGCACTGCGCCACCGGCCAGCACCGCCACGCGGGTGGCCAGCGCGCTCACCTCGCGGAAGTCGTGGGTCACAAGGACTGCTGTGGTGCCCGTGCTGCCGAGTACGTTCTTGAACTCCTGGATGAGTCCGGCGCGCGCAATGACGTCCACCGAAGCAAAGGGCTCATCGAGCAGCAGTACCTCCGGTTCCAGAGCGAAGGCCCTGGCCAGGCTCACCCGCTGGGCTTCGCCGCCCGAAAGGGTGAGGGCCGGCTGGTCGGCCAGGTGGAGCACGCCGAAGCGCTCCAGCCAGACCCGGGCCTTGGCCTCCGCCTCCCGGCGCCGGCCGCGCAGCTTAAGCCCCACCGCCGCGTTCTCGAGCACCGTGGTATCGAGGAGCAGCGGTTCCTGAAACACCACCGCGAGCCGGCGGCGCACGGCAAGGGCGTTGGCGCGCGTGACGCGCTGGCCGTGGAAGAACACGGCCCCGCTTTTCGGCAGGTCCAGGCAGGCCAGGGCGGTAAGCAGTGTGCTCTTGCCCGCGCCGTTGGGGCCGATGACGGCGAGCACTTCGCCCGGCTCCACCGTAAGGTGGGCGACGCTTAAGATGCGCCGCCCGCCTTTTCTTATCACCATGTCGCGCGCTTCCAGCACCGCCGTCACAAGCGCCGCCTCCTCTGCTGCACGATGGTGAGGACATACGTGATGCTGTAGGCGAGAAGCATGAGAACAAACCCCAAAGCCAAGGCCATGTCGAAGTTCCCTTTGCTCACCTCGAGCACGATGGCCGTGGTGAGGACGCGCGTGTACCAGCGCACGTTGCCGCCCACCGCCATGGACGCCCCCACCTCGGAGATGACGCTTCCCAGGCCGGCCATCACCGCCGCCAGGATCCCGAAGCGCACCTCGCGGATGATGAGCCACCAGAACTGAAGCGGTGAGGCGCCCAGGGCCAAAACCTGAAGGCGCAGTTTCGGGTTGAGCTGTTGCACCGCAGCCATGGTGAGGCCGGTCACCACCGGCGCCGCGATCACCGCCTGGGCGATAACGATGGCCGTGGGGGTGTACATGAGGTTAAGCATGCCCAACGGCCCGTTGCGCCAGAGGAGGATGCTCACCCAGAGCCCCACCACCGTGGGCGGCAGGCCCATCCCGGTATTCACAGCGCCTACCAGAAGCTCCCGGCCCCGAAAGCGCGCCACCGCCAGGTACAGCCCCAAAGGCACGCCCAAACCCAGGCTGATCAGGGTGGCCAGGCCCGACACCCGCAGGGTGAGGAAGGTAATCTGCAGCACCTCCGGGTCGCCGCTTACGAGCAGGCGGAAGGCCTTGGCCAGACCTTGCACCACTAAATCCATTTTATCACCTTAGGCTCGGGAGACCGGCACTGGCGCGGCCCCCCGGTGTTCACCCTAATAGGTGTCCGGCTTCCCGGCATCCGGGAAGAAGAGGGACTGGCCGAACTTGTCTTTGCCGAAGTCGCCAATCACCTTTTGCGTTTCAGCGTCCACCATAAAGTCGGCAAAGGCCTTGCCGCCGGCGGCGTTCACCTTGGGGAACTTATCGGGGTTGACCTGCATCACGTGGTACACGTTAAGGAGCGACTTGTCTCCCTCGAGCAGGATGGTGAGGGCCAGGTTCTTCTTGAGCGCCAGGTAGGTGGCACGGTCGGTCAGGGTGTAGCCGCCCTTTTCCGAGGCGATGTTCAGCGTCTGGCCCATGCCGGTACCGGACTCCTGGTACCAGGAACCCTTGGGTTCGATTTGGGCTGCTTTCCAGAGCTCGAGCTCCTTCTTGTTGGTCCCGGAGTCGTCGCCGCGCGAGACGAAGAGGGCCTTGGCCTGGGCGATCTTCTTGAAGGCATCCGCCGTGGTGGCCGAACCCTTGATCTTGGCGGGGTCCTTTTCCGGCCCGACGATGATGAAGTCGTTGTGCATGACCAGCCGGCGGTCAATGGCCGCCCCGCTTTCCACTACCTTCTTCTCCGCTGCCGGGGCGTGCACCAGGAGCACGTCCGCCTCGCCCCGCTCGCCCATGGCCAGGGCCTGGCCGGTGCCGACCGCCACCGTCTTTACCCGGTAGCCCGTCTTCTGCTCAAAAATGGGGATGAGGACATCCAAGAGGCCGCTGTCCTGGGTGCTGGTGGTGGTGGCGAGGATGACCTCTTTACTGCCCGCCGGGGCACCGGCCGGCTGCGCCGGCTCCTTACCGGCTTCCTGATCGGCCTGCTGCTCCGGCCGGGCCTTCGGCGCGCAGCCGAAGAGGGCCAGGGCAAGCAGAACACAGAGGGCCACGACAAGATACTTTTTCACCTGCGGTCTCTCCTTTGCGGCAGTTTACCCCCTCCGTGCACCTCCTTTTGCCGCCCGGTACCGGCCCGGGGGGCGGCCGGCCCTGCACCTTCTTTCCAAATGCGGGAGGCCAGGCTGTTTCCGGCCTAACCCTAACGCCCCGCCGCCGTAGCTCCCGCCTTAGGCGCACGGGGTCGAAGATGCTGACCGCCGGGAACTGCTTGGGAGCCGGAAAGAGCGGCTTCCCGCCTACCGGACAATACACGAATTACGCCGGTCGGCGGACAACCCCTCTAAGGCGGATGAGCGTTCCTACGGTCAACGTGCAGACTCTACTCGGCTTCGCCTTGGAACGAATGGACGGCTTTGAACTGCCGGTCGGCCGCAGGCCGCCCGCACTCGGCGGCGCGGCCGGTGAGGACGGCCAGGCCGTGCGGCAGGGCCGGCAGGATGACGCTGAGGTTTTCCTCCACACCGCGGGGGCTGCCGGGGAGGTTCACGATCAGCGTACGCCCGCGGATGCCGGCTACGGCGCGGGAAAGGAGGGCGTGCGGCGTTTTGGCGAAGCCCGCCGCGCGCATGGCCTCGGGGAGGCCAGGCACCAGCTGGTCGACCACGTCCAGGGTGGCCTCCGGGGTAACGTCGCGAGGTCCGAGCCCCGTGCCGCCGGTGGTAAGGATAAGGTCGATGGCCCGCTCGTCGGCCAAGCGCTTAAGCTCGGCCGCGAGCTCTTCGCGCTCGTCGGGCAGAACCTTGTACTCCACCACCTCGCCCAGCTCTGCCACCAGCCGGCGAATCACCTGGGCGCCGGTATCTTCGCGTTCCCCGCGCGCCCCCTTGTCGCTGGCGGTGACGATGGCCAGGCGGTAACCTTCTTCGATCAGGATGGGATCACCGTTTCTAACCCGGCCCCCTAAGAGCACGCGGGCGAAGATCCCTTCGCGGGGCATGATGCAGTCGCCCACCTGCTGGTAGATGGCGCAGCCGTGGTGGCACTTTTTCCCGATCTGGGTGACCTCCAGCAGCACGTCCGCGCCTACCTTCAGGCGGGTGCCGACGGGCAGGTGGGCAACGTCAATTCCTTCGGTGGTAAGGTTCTCCCCAAAGTCGCCGGGAACCAGCTTAATCCCCTTGGCGATCATCTTATCGACACTCTCTTGAGCCAAGAGGCTCACCTGCCGGTGCCACGGACCGGCATGGGCGTCGCCCTCGACACCGTAACCGGGTCTAAAGACCCCTTCTCCCCGGTCCTCTTTGCGGGTTCCCTTGGCGGTGCTGGTACAGACCGCCTTTACGCGGCCGGCTACCCTTCCCATGGTTCCTCACCCTCCCGCCGGTAAATACCGCTCTTGCCGCCGGACTTGGCCACCAGGCGGATGTGCTCGATGCTCATACCTTTGTCCACGGCCTTGCACATGTCGTAAACGGTCAGGGCAGCCACGCTCACCGCTGTAAGCGCTTCCATCTCGGCACCGGTCCGGCCGGCCAGCGTCACCTCTGCCTCAATCTCCACGCAGCTCGCCCCTTTATCCAGTCTGAGCCGCACCTCTACCCCGCCCAGGTTGAGCGGGTGGCACAAGGGGATAAGGTGCGGCGTTTCTTTCGCCGCCATAATGCCGGCCAGGCGCGCCGCCGCCAGCACATCGCCCTTGGGGACGCCGCCTGCAGCGATCAGCGCCAGCGTGGCCGGGGCCATCTTAACCGCCCCCCGCGCCACCGCACGGCGCTGGGTGACCGGCTTTTGCCCCACGTTCACCATGTGGGCTTCGCCGGCCGGCGTAAGATGCGTAAGTTCCATGCTCTAGCCCCCTATCTGGCACATCACGCGGGTGTGCTCGGTATAGCTCGCCAGGTCGTGGTGGGTCGGCTTCAGCTCCAGCGCCCGCCGGAAAGCACCCTTCAGTTCCCCGGTGCCGGCACCGCCCCGCAGCAGCCCCCGCACGTCCACCTCCACGTCGGACGCCAGGCAGGGCTTGAGCCGGCCATCGGCCGTAAGGCGCAGGCGGTTGCAGCGCGCGCAAAAGGCTTCCGAAAGGGCGGCGATGAAACCCACCGTCCCCGGTGCCCCCGGGAAGCGCCAGGCTGCCGCCGGGCCCGCCCCGGCCACGTCGGCCGGCTCCAAGAGCCCTGCCTTTTCCACGGCCGACCGGACGGCCGCCATGGGCAGGGCATGGGCCGCCGCCCAGTCGAGGTCCGCCCCCAGCGGCATCACCTCAATAAAGCGCACGTGCAGGGGAAGCCGGCGCGTAAGGGCCGCGAGCTCACCGATCTCATCGTCATTCACCCCGGCCAAGGCCACCGTGTTGATCTTCACCGGGTCAAGGCCCACCGCCAGGGCAGCCTCGATCCCCGCCCAGGCATCGGCCAGGGTGCCCCGGCGGGTGATGGCCCGAAAGCGCTCCGGCCGCAGCGTGTCTAAGCTGACATTTACCCGTTTCAGCCCGGCCTGCTTGAGCGGCGCCGCCAGCGGGGCCAGCAACGTGCCGTTGGTCGTTAAGGAAAGGTCCTCAAGGCCAGGGATGGCGGCGAGCTGGGCCACCAGCTTGGTAAGCCCCAGGCGCGCCAGCGGCTCCCCGCCGGTCAGGCGTACCCGCCGGATACCCAGGCTCACCCCTACCTCCACCAGGCGCACGATCTCTTCGTAGTGCAGAATCTCGTCGTGGGCCTTGGGCCGTACCCCTTGCGGCGGCAGGCAGTACAGGCAGCGCAGGTTGCAGCGGTCCGTCACCGAAACCCGCAGGTAATCAATCTCCCGTCCCAGCCGGTCGCGCATCCTCCTCCCCCCTTCGTGGCCACTGGATCTTGCCGGTATCCCTGAGGTCGTAGCCCCCCAGGGCTGTAACCTGTTCTTTGAATTCGGGACTCTGGATGATGCTCAGGACGGCCCTGACCCCGGGGTGATCCAGGTAAACAGCAGGGATGGCCAGGTCGTAGCGTTCCGCCCGCCAGGGAATGAAGTCCAGCTCCAGGGCGCGCGCCGCCGACAGGACACCTAAGCCCACGTCCGCCGCCCCGCTCTTTACGGCTGCCGCCACTGCGGTGTGGGTGTACTCCTCGCGCTGGTAGCCCTGGATCTTCTGCGGGTCGATGCCTTCCTCCTTCAAGGCCCGGTCGAGGAGCACCCGCGTGCCGGCACCTTTCTGCCGGTTGATGAAGGTAACATCCGGACGGGTAAGGTCGGCCAGCGTCCGGATTTCTTTCGGATTCCCCGGCGGCACCAGCAAGCCTTGCTCGCGGTAAACGAGGGTGATAAGGTACACCTCTTCCTCAGGAAGATACCGTTTGAGGTAGGGGATGTTGTACTCGCCGGTTTCCTCATCCAGGAGGTGCGTTCCCGCCAGGTGGGCCTCACCGCGGCGCAGGGCGAGAAGTCCCCCCAGGCTCCCCACATGGGCGGAGGAGAGCGTAAATTCCGGGTATTTCTCCCGCAGCAGGTTGGCGATGATGTCGAGCGTGAGGTCGTGGCTGCCGACGGCCACCACCGTGCCCCGGATTTCCATCTCGCTCTTGAGCAAGCTGACCTCCACCTGCGCCCCCGCCTTGATCCCCTCGCTGCCGCGCGGCACCTTCAGGATCCCGTCGGCCCGCACGAGGGAGGTGGTGAGGGCGGCGCCGCGCGGGAGCGGCGTGGCCATAAGGTGGGGGCCGACGGGGCCGAGCTTGACGCGCACGAACTCGTCCACGCCCAGGGGCGAAGTGAGGCTGCGGGCCAGACGGGCCGTAACCTTGGGCGGCTCTTCCGGCGGGAGGCCCAGGAGGCGGGTGAGAAGCGGCTTGAGGTACAGCTCGAGCGCCAGCACGGCCGAAGCCGGGTAACCCGGTACGCCGATCGTTGGTTTGCCCTGGACGCTGCCTAGAATAACCGGTTTCCCCGGCCGGGTGGCCGCACCGTGCACGAACAGCCGCCCCAGCTCGCCGATGACGCGGGCGCTGAAATCCTCCGAACCGGCAGAAGAGCCGGCGTTGATGAGAATGACATCCGCCGCGCCGGCTGCCTGGGCCACCCGCGCTTTAATCAGCTCGTAATCGTCCGGGGTGATGGGAAAGACCACCGGTTCCGCTCCCCACTCCTTCACCTGGGCCGCGAAGATGGTGGAGTTGAACTCGATGATCTCGCCCGGCGCCGGCTCCTTCCCCGGCGGCACCAGCTCGGTGCCCGTGGGCAGGATCGCCACGCGCGGGCGGCGGCGGACGGCGATTGCCGTGGCACCTCCGGCCAGGAGGGCCCCCAAGTCCACGGGGCGCAGACGGTGATTGGCCGGGAGGATAAGCTCCGTCTGGACCATGTCTTCGCCCAAGAGGCGTACATTCTCCCAAGGGCTCACCGCCTGGATGATCTCCAGTTCGCCACCCGGCAGCTCGTGCAGGTCCTCCACCATGATCACCGCGTTGGTGCCGGGAGGCAGCGGATCCCCCGTATCCACCCAGAAGGCGTCCTCCCCCACTGTGAGCCGCACCGGGCTGGTCTCGCTCGCCCCGAAGGTGACCTTGGCCGCCACCGCCACGCCGTCCATGGCCGCAGCGTGGTAGTGGGGCGAGGAGAGGCGGGCGAAGACGGGGGCGGCCGTGACGCGCCCGGCACACTCCGGCACGGGCAGGGTCTCGGGCGGCATCACCCGGCCGGCGAAGGGCGTAAGGAAGGCCTGCCGCGCTTCTTCGTACGGGATGTCCTCAAGGTACACCTGTCGCTCCATGCTATCGCTCCTAACTTTTCCTGCGTAGCCGAACAAGGGCTCAGAGCAGGTACACTTCAACTTCCTCCCCGGCCCGCAGGCCTTCGCGGGCAGGCGGGATCACGATGGTGCCATCGGCCCGCACCAGGGTGGTGATGAGGCCCGACTTGCCCAGAACGGGCTCGGCCGTGAGGCCTTCCGCCGTCTCCACCAGGCGCACGCGCACGTGGTCCTCGCGCCCGGCGGCGGAGGCCAGGTTGCGCGCCAGGCGGGCCCGCACGCCGGCCTGTGGCCGTGTCTTCAGCCTGAGGAGCCGCGCGATGGCCGGCCGCACGAAGAGATCAAACGTCACCAGAGCGGAGACCGGGTGGCCGGGGAGGCCGAAAACGGGTTTCCCCTGGCAGAGGGCGATGAGCACCGGTTTCCCTGGGCGCAGCGCCACACCGTGCACCAGCACCCCCGGCGGCCCCAGCTCGGCCAGCACCCGGGCCGCCACATCGCGCACCCCCACCGAGCTCCCGCCCGAGAGCACCACCAGGTCGGCCCCTTCCAGCCCGCGCCGCACGCCGGCCAGCACCGCCTGGTACTCGTCCCGCGCCAGCCCCAGGTAAACCGGCTCGCCCCCGGCAGCTGCCACCGCAGCGCCCAGAGAGTAACTGTTGCTGTCGCGGATCTGACCGGGCGCCGGCGTAACCTCGGGAGGTACAATCTCGTCGCCGGTGGAAAGCACCGCTACGCGCGGCCGCCGCCCCACCGGCACCGTCGTAATGCCAAGGGCCGCCAGCGCCCCGACATCGGCCGGGCGCAGGCGAGCACCCGCCGGCAGGAGCTCTTCCCCGGCCGCCGCGTCTTCCCCGGCCCGGATCACGTTCTCGCCCGGCGCCACCGGGCGCAGAACGGCAAACGAGGTCGCATCCAGCTCCTCCGTGTACTCCACCATCACCACCGCGTCCGCCCCGGGCGGGAGCATCCCCCCCGTGGCGATACGGCTTGCCTGCCCCGGTGCCAGTGCCTTTTGCGGCACGGCCCCCATGCGGATGTCCTCGAGCAGGTCGAGGAGCGCCGGCAGGCCCTCGCTGGCTCCAAACGTATCCGCCGCCCGCACGGCATACCCGTCCACCGTGGAGCGGGTGTAGGGCGGCACGTCCTCCGCGGCGCGGACGGGCTCGGCCAGCACCCGGCCCACCGCCGCCGTCAGCGGCACCCGCTTCACCTCGAGCGGCTGCGGCTGCCAGCGGGAAAAAAGCTCCTCCCGCGCCGCCGCCACCGGCCGCACGTGAAAAAAGTCGTCCAACCCGGCGCCCCCCTCAGAAGCAGCCCAAGCGGCAGGCGGTGATCTTAAGTCCCAGTTCGTCGGCCGCGGCGCCCACCCGCCGCGGCTCGACCCCCAGCCGCTCGGCGAGAGCGGTGGCCTGGGCGCAGCTCACCTTACCGTCCTTGGCCAGCTTAAGCAGTTCTTCTTTCAGCACCGCCGTACTCTTCTCTTGCGGTTTGAGTTTGCCCAATTCTTCCGCCATTTTGCACACCCCCATCGCGAATAATCAGAAAGGGAGCCCTCATGGTGGCTCCCCGTGCGCTCCTTTCCATGAGGGAGGCGGGCCGGTTTCCCAACCCACCCTAACGGTCCCGGGCCTTAGCTTCACCGTAGGCCTTGGGACTCGGAGCTTATCGAATTTACATCTTAGGTCTATAATTCTTCGCCGGTGGAGCAAATCCTTCTTCCTTTTCCTCTGTTTCTGTCGCGGGTCGGCGCGAGTAATGTATACTTGCCTCAAGGCGGACGCATCAAGGTCCAAGACATCGTAACGGAAAAAGTAGTGATTGGGGGTAACAAGCGTGAACACTTTGGTGGTCAGCTACGGAACAAATCCGCGGGAAATGGTGCTGCAAGCCCTGGCAGCCCTCGATGTGGCAAAGGCTCTGCGCCCTGCTATGCGCATCGGTATCAAGCCCAACCTGGTGGTGGAAAAACCGGCGTCTTCAGGGGCGACAACTTCGCCGGAGGTGGTAGCCGGGATTATCGAATACCTGCACGCGGCCGGGTGCAAGGACATAACTATCTTAGAAAGCAGCGCGGTCGGTCATAGGACGGAGCGCGCCTTCGCCGTCTGCGGCTATACCCGGTTGGCCAGCCGCTACGGTGTAAAACTTGTGGACCTTAAGCACGACGCGACCCAAAAAGTAACCGCTCACGGCCAAGAAATGCGCGTCTGCCGGACGGCGCTCAGCCTTGACTATTTCATCAATGTCCCTGTACTCAAAGCCCACTGCCAGACTAGACTCACCTGCGCTTTGAAAAACCTCAAGGGTTGCCTGCCCGATAGCGAGAAACGGCGCTTCCATGCCCTCGGCCTGCACCGGCCCATTGCCGCGCTAAACCAAGTGGTGAAATCCGATTTGGTAGTAGTAGACGGATTGTGCGGTGACCTCACCTTTGAGGAGGGCGGCAATCCTGTCGCCATGGACCAAGTGCTGGTAGGGCGGGATCCTGTCCTGGTGGATGCGTACGCCGCGACGGCTTTAGGCTACGAACCGCTCACCATTCCCTACATTCGGTTGGCTGCCGAACTAGGACTTGGTTCAGCACAGTGCGAGCAAGCCGACATTCTGGTGCTTAACCCGGAAGTACGCCCGCCGGCCGCCCCCACCGTTTCTCCTCTGGCACGCGAACTCAGCCGCTGGGTTGAGGAGCGTTCGGCCTGCTCCATCTGTTACGGAAACCTTTTGCGTGCCCTGGCCTGTCTTAGGGAAGACGGCGTCCTGGCCCGACTGACCCACAAGATTAAGATCGGCCAGGGTTTCCGGGGTCAAGGCGGCCCCGGCCCGGGCGTAGGCTCCTGTACGGCCGGGCTGAGCTTGAACCTGCCCGGTTGTCCTCCGGCGACGAAAGACATTGTCAAGTTTCTGAATGCCTGACTGCTTGTGTCCCAGCCCGGAAGTGTTTGAAATGTTTACAGAGTCCTCGCGCGGTAGCAGGTAAATTACAACTTATGTAGAATTAACGGTAATAGCACGATTTTGTGCAGTGGGGGGGAAGGAGATGCTTGCTGAAAGCAGCGGATCATACGCTGCGGGTCTTGAGCCCCTGATCGAGCCTGAAGGCGGGCTTCTGCCCGCCGCGGAGGTGTTAATCCGCCAGTCGCAGGAGCGCTGCCGCCAGTACGGCTTGCTGCCTGACGCCACGTTTCTTTCGCCTATTCCCACCGCTGAAGAAATCGTTAGACGCCGCCGCACGCGCAAGGAGCTCATAGATGTTGCCGAGCCTTTCATGCGGACGGTTTTAGGCGTTTCAGCCACCGCCAGGTTTTTGATCACCCTGGTCGACGCGGATGGCTATGTGCTCAGCATCGCCGGCGACAGCCGCCTGCAGGCGGCTTTTCGTAAACACAACTTCTTCGTCGGGGCACGCTGGCGTGAAAACGAAGTGGGAACCTCAGCCATAGTCATTGCGCTCTTGGCCCGAGCACCCGTGCAGGTCGTCGGCGAACAACACTACTGTACGCGCTTTCACCCTTTCACCTGCGCCGCTACTCCCCTTATTACGAAGGAAGGCGAACTTCTCGGCTGCCTGTGCATGTCAGGGCATAAGGCCAATGTTTATCCCAACACCTTGGGCATGACCATCGCCATCGGTGAAGCAATTACGAAGCAAGTGGAACTGCGCCGGGCCCTGGCCGACGTCCAGTTCTCCAACCGCTGCCAAGCCGCCATCATCGACTCTATTTTCAGCGGTTTTATGCTCATCGACCGCAACGGCAACATCGCCCAAATGAATGAAGTGGGTGGGAAGATTTTTGGTGTAGATGCGACTAAATCCATCGGTAAGCACATAACAGAGATCGTCAACTCGCGGCCGGTGGTCCTCGACGTGTTTGAAACCGGCATGGGTTGGACCGACCGTGAGTTCTTTATTGACAGCAAGCGCGGGCTCATCCGGCTGATCAAAACGGCCATCCCCATTAAGAACGCCAGCGGTGAGGTTGTTTACGTCATTGAGACCTTTCGCGAAATGGACCGCGTGCACGAATTCGCCACCAAAGTAATGGGGGCCCGCGCCCGCTTCACCTTCGACGACATCATCGGCAACAGCTGTGCCATCCGGCAGGCTGTGGACTTAGCCGCGTTGGCCGCCGAAGGTGACTCCACCGTCCTTCTGCAGGGTGAAACCGGAACGGGTAAGGAGATTTTTGCCCAGGCCATTCATAACGCCAGCAGCCGCAGCCGTGGACCTTATCTTGCCTTAAACTGCGCAGCCATTCCGCGGGACCTTATGGAAAGCGAGCTTTTCGGTTACGTTGAAGGGGCTTTTTCCGGTGCGAGCAAAAGCGGGCGCGCCGGCAAGTTCGAGCTCGCCGCGGGCGGTACCCTTCTCCTCGACGAAATCGGCGATCTCCCGCTCGACATGCAGGCCAAACTCCTCCGGGTGCTCCAAGACAAGGCGGTCATGCGCATCGGCGGCAACAAGGTCATTCCCGTCGACGTGCGCATCATCGCGGCCACCAACAAAGACCTGGAAGAAGAGGTGCAGAGGGGCAATTTCCGCCGGGACCTTTTCTATCGCCTCAATGTGGTGAGCATAAAGTT
Coding sequences:
- a CDS encoding glycine betaine ABC transporter substrate-binding protein, encoding MIVVRNLYKIFGPRPQSVFPLLEQGLGKEKILVETGHTVGINNASFAVRRGEIFVVMGLSGSGKSTLIRCLNRLIEPTRGKVLVEGRDITALDTAELRQLRREKLAMVFQRFGLFPHRTVLGNVEYGLEVQGIPAPKRREKARQALELVGLTGWEAAYPSALSGGMQQRVGLARALATEPEVLLMDEAFSALDPLIRKQMQDELLNLQSQVKKTIVFITHDLAGAGIMKATAKAIQDYGLKLKLVEGSEPAMTAALKKAIDNKEWIVVTGWAPHWKFARWDLKFLEDPKKDYGEVENIHITARKGLAEDMPEVADFLKNFKLNAQQLGDLEGRIADGEEPPAAAKAWMAENKDVVDSWWK
- a CDS encoding energy-coupling factor ABC transporter ATP-binding protein, with translation MTAVLEARDMVIRKGGRRILSVAHLTVEPGEVLAVIGPNGAGKSTLLTALACLDLPKSGAVFFHGQRVTRANALAVRRRLAVVFQEPLLLDTTVLENAAVGLKLRGRRREAEAKARVWLERFGVLHLADQPALTLSGGEAQRVSLARAFALEPEVLLLDEPFASVDVIARAGLIQEFKNVLGSTGTTAVLVTHDFREVSALATRVAVLAGGAVQAEGTPAAIAAHPRWGALAHPGSGINLAAFLSILQKPQPEAQ
- a CDS encoding ABC transporter permease yields the protein MDLVVQGLAKAFRLLVSGDPEVLQITFLTLRVSGLATLISLGLGVPLGLYLAVARFRGRELLVGAVNTGMGLPPTVVGLWVSILLWRNGPLGMLNLMYTPTAIVIAQAVIAAPVVTGLTMAAVQQLNPKLRLQVLALGASPLQFWWLIIREVRFGILAAVMAGLGSVISEVGASMAVGGNVRWYTRVLTTAIVLEVSKGNFDMALALGFVLMLLAYSITYVLTIVQQRRRRL
- a CDS encoding substrate-binding domain-containing protein, with protein sequence MKKYLVVALCVLLALALFGCAPKARPEQQADQEAGKEPAQPAGAPAGSKEVILATTTSTQDSGLLDVLIPIFEQKTGYRVKTVAVGTGQALAMGERGEADVLLVHAPAAEKKVVESGAAIDRRLVMHNDFIIVGPEKDPAKIKGSATTADAFKKIAQAKALFVSRGDDSGTNKKELELWKAAQIEPKGSWYQESGTGMGQTLNIASEKGGYTLTDRATYLALKKNLALTILLEGDKSLLNVYHVMQVNPDKFPKVNAAGGKAFADFMVDAETQKVIGDFGKDKFGQSLFFPDAGKPDTY
- a CDS encoding molybdenum cofactor synthesis domain-containing protein, giving the protein MGRVAGRVKAVCTSTAKGTRKEDRGEGVFRPGYGVEGDAHAGPWHRQVSLLAQESVDKMIAKGIKLVPGDFGENLTTEGIDVAHLPVGTRLKVGADVLLEVTQIGKKCHHGCAIYQQVGDCIMPREGIFARVLLGGRVRNGDPILIEEGYRLAIVTASDKGARGEREDTGAQVIRRLVAELGEVVEYKVLPDEREELAAELKRLADERAIDLILTTGGTGLGPRDVTPEATLDVVDQLVPGLPEAMRAAGFAKTPHALLSRAVAGIRGRTLIVNLPGSPRGVEENLSVILPALPHGLAVLTGRAAECGRPAADRQFKAVHSFQGEAE
- the moaC gene encoding cyclic pyranopterin monophosphate synthase MoaC → MELTHLTPAGEAHMVNVGQKPVTQRRAVARGAVKMAPATLALIAAGGVPKGDVLAAARLAGIMAAKETPHLIPLCHPLNLGGVEVRLRLDKGASCVEIEAEVTLAGRTGAEMEALTAVSVAALTVYDMCKAVDKGMSIEHIRLVAKSGGKSGIYRREGEEPWEG
- the moaA gene encoding GTP 3',8-cyclase MoaA; protein product: MRDRLGREIDYLRVSVTDRCNLRCLYCLPPQGVRPKAHDEILHYEEIVRLVEVGVSLGIRRVRLTGGEPLARLGLTKLVAQLAAIPGLEDLSLTTNGTLLAPLAAPLKQAGLKRVNVSLDTLRPERFRAITRRGTLADAWAGIEAALAVGLDPVKINTVALAGVNDDEIGELAALTRRLPLHVRFIEVMPLGADLDWAAAHALPMAAVRSAVEKAGLLEPADVAGAGPAAAWRFPGAPGTVGFIAALSEAFCARCNRLRLTADGRLKPCLASDVEVDVRGLLRGGAGTGELKGAFRRALELKPTHHDLASYTEHTRVMCQIGG
- a CDS encoding molybdopterin biosynthesis protein codes for the protein MERQVYLEDIPYEEARQAFLTPFAGRVMPPETLPVPECAGRVTAAPVFARLSSPHYHAAAMDGVAVAAKVTFGASETSPVRLTVGEDAFWVDTGDPLPPGTNAVIMVEDLHELPGGELEIIQAVSPWENVRLLGEDMVQTELILPANHRLRPVDLGALLAGGATAIAVRRRPRVAILPTGTELVPPGKEPAPGEIIEFNSTIFAAQVKEWGAEPVVFPITPDDYELIKARVAQAAGAADVILINAGSSAGSEDFSARVIGELGRLFVHGAATRPGKPVILGSVQGKPTIGVPGYPASAVLALELYLKPLLTRLLGLPPEEPPKVTARLARSLTSPLGVDEFVRVKLGPVGPHLMATPLPRGAALTTSLVRADGILKVPRGSEGIKAGAQVEVSLLKSEMEIRGTVVAVGSHDLTLDIIANLLREKYPEFTLSSAHVGSLGGLLALRRGEAHLAGTHLLDEETGEYNIPYLKRYLPEEEVYLITLVYREQGLLVPPGNPKEIRTLADLTRPDVTFINRQKGAGTRVLLDRALKEEGIDPQKIQGYQREEYTHTAVAAAVKSGAADVGLGVLSAARALELDFIPWRAERYDLAIPAVYLDHPGVRAVLSIIQSPEFKEQVTALGGYDLRDTGKIQWPRRGEEDARPAGTGD